One window of the Panulirus ornatus isolate Po-2019 chromosome 12, ASM3632096v1, whole genome shotgun sequence genome contains the following:
- the LOC139751747 gene encoding uncharacterized protein, translated as MSLQPVVTSLTSVSSALGYVRMSPAASEGWTPARGSPSSANEFTHPPMSPKAASFTIRALLGLDSCKERRRSKASPYPTSPASDRCNRQVSLTTVSSSTLSSSTPVHNIPATTHRDIPGPSHQQDLPSTTHQDIPGPNHQQDLPSTTHRDIPGPSHHQDLLSTTYQNIPGPNHQQDLPSTPHQDIPGPTHHQDLPSTTHRDIPGPSHHQDLPSTTHRDIRGPSHHQDLPSTTRQDIPGPTHHQDLPSTPHQDIPGPNHHQDLPSTTRQDIPGPNHHQDLPSTTHQDTFSTRQKDVPVRVKRVRTTFTGAQLHRLEEEFERQQYLVGPKRRYLAAQLDLTEVQLKVWFQNRRIKWRKNHTIEDENP; from the coding sequence ATGAGCCTTCAACCAGTGGTGACGAGCCTGACATCAGTGTCGTCTGCCTTGGGATATGTAAGGATGTCACCTGCTGCCTCCGAAGGCTGGACCCCGGCCCGTGGTTCCCCGTCGTCAGCAAACGAGTTCACGCATCCTCCCATGTCACCCAAGGCTGCATCCTTCACCATCAGGGCTCTGCTGGGTCTTGACTCCTGCAAGGAACGTCGACGGTCCAAGGCATCACCTTACCCTACCTCGCCTGCGTCTGATCGATGCAACAGACAGGTCTCTCTGACAACGGTGAGTTCATCGACCTTGTCTTCATCGACTCCCGTCCATAACATTCCAGCCACCACTCACCGAGATATACCTGGCCCTAGTCATCAACAGGATCTACCCAGCACCACTCACCAAGATATACCTGGCCCTAATCATCAGCAGGATCTACCCAGTACTACTCACCGAGATATACCTGGCCCTAGTCATCACCAGGATCTACTCAGCactacatatcaaaatatacctgGCCCTAATCATCAACAGGATCTACCCAGCACCCCTCACCAAGATATACCTGGCCCTACTCATCACCAAGATCTACCCAGTACCACTCACCGAGATATACCTGGCCCTAGTCATCACCAGGATCTACCCAGTACCACTCACCGAGATATACGTGGCCCTAGTCATCACCAGGATCTACCCAGTACCACTCGCCAAGATATACCTGGCCCTACTCATCACCAGGATCTACCCAGCACCCCTCACCAAGATATACCTGGCCCTAATCATCACCAGGATCTACCCAGTACCACTCGCCAAGATATACCTGGCCCTAATCATCACCAAGATCTACCCAGCACCACTCACCAAGATACCTTCAGCACTAGACAGAAAGACGTTCCTGTCAGAGTGAAGCGCGTTCGCACGACGTTCACGGGAGCTCAGTTACACAGACTCGAAGAAGAGTTCGAGCGGCAGCAATACCTGGTAGGTCCTAAGCGTCGCTACCTCGCCGCACAACTCGACCTGACCGAAGTCCAGCTCAAGGTGTGGTTCCAGAACCGACGCATCAAGTGGCGCAAGAACCACACTATTGAAGATGAGAACCCCTAA
- the LOC139752262 gene encoding uncharacterized protein — MTQSLEIEVILDILTPDQRKMTQQTPRHLAGGRKHSVLLRPCLYSRLLYMPKARVTSPGKMCSRAAALCFTRDPIRVYAQAGAFQDKILAWFLMFLFLEIANSREEDFQHHTPTSLGCIIQNARDCTYGAREHCSRHCRIRSMSLPTELVRLTEAMAQISRCTEIIPSIVMDGDDYKKVSLLTKVGLIILSSLAAAGKLPTRNFDRHSSLLSGYPGLRGFDKSFTTGGTFYVLQNNVLGVPGWDFPILASVPSTTFSCNHRIPGYYADTAPNTGCQVFHVCQETGQKDSFLCPKGTVFNQQYFVCDFWYNVDCLSSERFYSLNAKIGKITNSNSISLFASSSTLQGIPAILPDVNIIDNSPASSKILKNGNGDTGANDDPEAKFITKPNGYPETGVSAGINGDPEAGVSDGISDDSEAGTNIGANGDPEVEFTTGASGHFEAGFSSDVKGDIEAGFSAGANGDPEAGITSEANGDPTAGSSSGTIGDSMTEFRAKADGHLEAGVSAGVNDDPEGVSSAGTNGDPEAGIISGAIGDFEAGFSSGANEDFEDKSSTGFNGHLETGSSGEGNGNLKAGFSTGSNGDPEAISISGTNGYPVVEIISGPSGNFEAGFSSGANEDLEDKSSTGYNGNLEAESNTGANGNLEVEFSTGIIGDSDAGIISGANSKLESGIISGANEDLVDETSTGFNGDLEAGSRTGANGNPEVEFSAGSNCDPEDGFIAGANGNHVAESYTKANGDPNAGSSTLAKGNPEAGFNTGNFESEFNTEVTGYDETGSSTKEVGDLEAGSIAEVTGDLEAGSSTEVTGDLEAGSSVEVTGDLEAGSSTEVTGDLEAGSSIEVTSDLEAGSSTEVTGDLEAGSRIEVTGDLEAGSSTEVTGDLEAGSSVEVPGDLEDESNTEVIGDLGDGSSAGANGDLVPGSSAQRHYVTGGSGYQIPGVDASLSDQVPFALYQSPLE; from the exons ATGACACAGTCACTAGAAATAGAGGTGATTCTGGACATTCTTACCCCCGACCAGAGGAAGATGACCCAGCAGACGCCTCGTCATCTTGCAGGAGGACGCAAGCACTCAGTCTTGCTGCGTccgt GTCTCTACTCCCGCCTCTTATACATGCCCAAAGCTCGGGTGACCTCGCCGGGGAAGATGTGCTCACGGGCGGCCGCTCTTTGTTTTACACGAGATCCCATACGTGTTT ATGCTCAAGCCGGAGCCTTCCAGGACaaaatcctcgcttggttccTTATGTTTCTGTTTTTGGAAATTGCTAATTcaagagaggaagatttccagcatcATACTCCTACCTCTCTTGGTTGCATCATACAAAACGCAAGAG ACTGTACCTATGGTGCTAGGGAACACTGTTCCCGTCACTGCCGCATCCGTTCCATGTCTCTACCTACCGAACTCGTTAGGCTGACCGAAGCCATGGCACAGATCTCTCGTTGTACAGAGATCATCCCAAGCATAGTAATGGACGGCGACGATTACAAAAAGGTATCACTACTGACGAAAGTTGGTCTTATTA TCCTCTCGAGCTTGGCAGCCGCAGGGAAGCTCCCGACGCGCAATTTCGACCGCCACTCGTCGCTGCTCTCCGGATACCCAGGACTCAGAGGTTTCGACAAGAGTTTCACGACCGGTGGGACCTTCTATGTTTTACAGAACAACGTCCTAGGTGTTCCTGGCTGGGATTTCCCGATACTGGCTTCCGTCCCTTCCACGACGTTTTCGTGCAACCATCGAATTCCTGGGTACTATGCCGACACGGCCCCAAACACTGGCTGTCAG GTATTCCACGTTTGCCAAGAAACAGGACAAAAGGATTCCTTCCTCTGCCCGAAAGGGACTGTCTTCAACCAGCAGTACTTCGTGTGTGACTTCTGGTACAACGTCGACTGCCTCAGCTCCGAGAGGTTCTACAGCCTAAACGCTAAAATCGGCAAAATCACTAATAGTAACAGCATCAGTCTCTTCGCTTCCTCTTCAACCCTTCAAGGCATCCCCGCTATTTTACCTGACGTAAACATAATTGATAACTCTCCAGCTTCTAGTAAAATTCTAAAGAATGGCAATGGAGATACTGGAGCCAATGATGATCCTGAGGCTAAGTTCATTACAAAACCCAATGGTTACCCTGAGACTGGGGTCAGTGCCGGAATCAATGGTGACCCTGAAGCTGGGGTCAGTGATGGAATCAGTGACGACTCTGAGGCTGGAACCAATATTGGGGCCAATGGTGACCCTGAGGTTGAGTTCACTACTGGAGCTAGTGGGCACTTTGAGGCTGGGTTCAGTTCTGATGTAAAAGGTGATATTGAGGCTGGATTCAGTGCTGGAGCTAATGGTGACCCTGAGGCTGGAATAACTTCTGAAGCCAATGGTGACCCTACGGCTGGATCTAGCAGTGGAACCATTGGTGACTCTATGACTGAGTTCAGAGCCAAAGCCGATGGACACCTTGAGGCTGGAGTCAGTGCTGGAGTTAATGATGACCCTGAGGGTGTCTCCAGTGCTGGCACAAACGGTGACCCTGAGGCTGGAATAATTTCTGGAGCCATTGGTGACTTTGAGGCTGGGTTCAGTTCTGGAGCCAATGAAGACTTCGAGGATAAATCAAGCACTGGATTTAATGGTCACCTGGAGACTGGATCCAGTGGTGAGGGCAATGGAAACCTTAAGGCTGGGTTTAGTACTGGATCTAATGGTGACCCTGAGGCTATCTCTATCTCTGGAACCAATGGTTACCCTGTGGTTGAAATCATTTCCGGACCCAGTGGTAACTTTGAGGCTGGGTTCAGTTCTGGAGCCAATGAAGATCTCGAGGATAAATCAAGCACTGGATATAATGGTAACCTTGAAGCTGAATCCAATACTGGAGCCAATGGTAACCTTGAGGTTGAGTTTAGTACTGGAATCATTGGTGACTCCGACGCTGGAATAATTTCTGGGGCCAATAGTAAACTTGAGTCTGGGATCATTTCTGGAGCCAATGAAGACCTCGTGGATGAAACAAGCACTGGATTTAATGGTGACCTGGAGGCTGGATCCAGAACTGGAGCCAATGGCAACCCTGAGGTTGAATTCAGTGCTGGGTCAAATTGTGACCCTGAGGATGGGTTCATTGCTGGAGCCAATGGAAACCATGTGGCTGAATCCTATACTAAAGCTAATGGTGACCCGAATGCTGGATCCAGTACCTTAGCTAAAGGTAACCCTGAGGCAGGATTCAATACTGGTAATTTTGAGTCTGAGTTCAATACTGAAGTTACTGGTTATGATGAGACTGGATCCAGTACTAAAGAAGTTGGCGACCTTGAGGCTGGGTCCATTGCTGAAGTCACTGGTGACCTTGAGGCTGGATCCAGCACTGAAGTCACTGGTGACCTTGAGGCTGGATCCAGTGTTGAAGTCACTGGTGACCTTGAGGCTGGATCCAGCACTGAAGTCACTGGTGACCTTGAGGCTGGATCCAGTATTGAAGTCACTAGTGATCTTGAGGCTGGATCCAGCACTGAAGTCACTGGTGACCTTGAGGCTGGATCCAGAATTGAAGTTACTGGTGACCTTGAGGCTGGATCCAGCACTGAAGTCACTGGTGACCTTGAGGCTGGATCCAGTGTTGAAGTCCCTGGTGACCTTGAGGATGAATCCAACACTGAAGTCATTGGTGATCTTGGGGATGGATCCAGTGCTGGGGCTAATGGTGACCTTGTGCCTGGATCCAGTGCTCAGCGTCATTATGTGACTGGCGGAAGTGGATATCAGATTCCAGGTGTTGACGCCAGTTTGAGTGACCAGGTTCCGTTTGCCCTCTACCAAAGTCCTCTCGAGTAA